The Alistipes finegoldii DSM 17242 DNA segment ATTACAATATGAAAAAGAATTACAATTACACACGACGCAAGTTGTACCTGCCCGAATACGGACGGCATATTCAGGAGATGATCGACTCGCTGCAGCTGATCGAGGACCGCCGCGAGCGCAACCGTCAGGCCCGTGCCGTGATCGCCGTGATGGGCAATCTCAACCCGCTGCTGCGCGATACCGCCGATTTCACCCATAAGCTGTGGGACCACCTCTTTATCATGTCTGATTTTCAGCTCGATGTGGATTCCCCCTATCCGCAGCCGACCCGTCAGGAACTGACTATCACGCCGCGTCGCATGGCCTATTCGCAGGGACGCATCTCCTTCAAGCACTACGGCAAATACGTCGAGCGGATGATCCGGAGTCTTGCCGGCGACAAGGACCGCAGGGAGGTGTCGCGCACGGTGGACAATCTGGCCCGGTACATGCGCTCGAAGAGCTACGAATACAATCAGGAGCATCCCAACAACGAAGTGATCGTTAAAGACATCAAACGCATGTCCGGGGGTGCTATTGAAATAGATGAAGTTGCTTTAAACAATCTCCGAAGCGACTATAAACAGCACTTTACGGCACGTCCCCAGAAAGGTCCCCAGCAGCGCAATCAGCAGCGTCAGCAGAAAAACCGCAATCAGCAGCACAACCGCAATTTTTCGA contains these protein-coding regions:
- a CDS encoding DUF4290 domain-containing protein, which gives rise to MKKNYNYTRRKLYLPEYGRHIQEMIDSLQLIEDRRERNRQARAVIAVMGNLNPLLRDTADFTHKLWDHLFIMSDFQLDVDSPYPQPTRQELTITPRRMAYSQGRISFKHYGKYVERMIRSLAGDKDRREVSRTVDNLARYMRSKSYEYNQEHPNNEVIVKDIKRMSGGAIEIDEVALNNLRSDYKQHFTARPQKGPQQRNQQRQQKNRNQQHNRNFSKNNGPHRNSSK